A portion of the Faecalibacterium sp. I3-3-89 genome contains these proteins:
- a CDS encoding MATE family efflux transporter encodes MSLTRQYFKYVSQNIFGLLGTSCYILADTYFISQAAGTDGVALLNLCLPIYNFIFAIGSMLGLGAATRYAILRAQGDERAVRYFSNALLWALVFALPFMLAGVFCPEVLLRLMGGDCEIIALGVGYARIFLLFTPFFMCNYIVASFVRNDGDPSLAMVATLCGSLFNVVFDYIFMFPMGLGLPGAALATAVSPVLSILICSRHFLKKENTICFVRQLPSPRLLAQSCQLGVSGFVGEMSSGVTTTVFNLLLLRLAGNVAVAAYGVVANYALVATAIFNGVAQGAQPLVSRCYGKNDAAGAHKLLLLGSGTALALAAALYVVLFGFTGPIVAVFNSENSALMAEYAFRGMRIYFLGYFFAGFNIVAAGYLGAVDRPAEASATSLSRGVAAIVACSLVLSALFGMNGVWAAFPASEAITACLTLLLLKRKPVK; translated from the coding sequence ATGAGCCTTACCAGACAGTATTTCAAATACGTCAGCCAGAACATTTTCGGCCTTCTGGGTACGTCCTGCTACATTCTGGCGGATACCTATTTCATCTCGCAGGCGGCGGGCACCGACGGCGTCGCCCTGCTCAACCTCTGCCTGCCCATCTACAACTTCATCTTTGCCATCGGCTCGATGCTGGGTCTCGGCGCGGCCACCCGCTACGCCATCCTCCGGGCGCAGGGGGACGAGCGCGCGGTGCGCTATTTCTCCAACGCCCTGCTCTGGGCGTTGGTGTTCGCCCTGCCCTTCATGCTGGCGGGAGTCTTCTGCCCCGAGGTACTGCTGCGGCTCATGGGCGGCGACTGTGAGATCATCGCGCTCGGTGTGGGGTACGCCCGCATCTTCCTGCTGTTCACCCCTTTCTTTATGTGCAACTACATCGTCGCATCCTTCGTCCGCAACGACGGCGACCCCTCGCTGGCGATGGTGGCGACGCTGTGCGGCAGCCTCTTCAATGTGGTGTTCGACTATATCTTCATGTTCCCCATGGGCCTCGGCCTGCCCGGCGCGGCGCTGGCAACGGCGGTGTCGCCGGTGCTGAGCATCCTCATTTGCAGCCGCCACTTTCTCAAGAAGGAAAACACCATCTGCTTCGTGCGGCAGCTGCCCTCGCCGAGGCTTCTGGCCCAGAGCTGCCAGCTGGGCGTGTCAGGCTTCGTGGGGGAGATGTCCTCGGGCGTGACCACCACCGTCTTCAACCTGCTCCTCCTCCGTCTGGCGGGCAATGTGGCCGTGGCGGCCTACGGCGTCGTGGCGAATTACGCGCTGGTGGCGACGGCCATCTTCAACGGCGTGGCACAGGGCGCACAGCCGCTGGTGAGCCGGTGCTACGGCAAAAACGATGCCGCCGGAGCGCACAAGCTCCTGCTGCTGGGCAGCGGGACCGCTCTTGCACTGGCGGCGGCATTGTATGTTGTTCTCTTCGGGTTCACCGGCCCCATCGTCGCCGTCTTCAACAGCGAGAACTCGGCCCTCATGGCAGAGTATGCCTTCCGAGGGATGCGCATCTACTTCCTCGGCTACTTCTTCGCGGGCTTCAACATCGTGGCCGCAGGCTATCTGGGCGCGGTAGACCGCCCCGCAGAGGCCTCTGCCACCTCGCTGTCCCGGGGCGTCGCGGCCATCGTGGCCTGCTCGCTGGTGCTGAGCGCCCTCTTCGGGATGAACGGCGTCTGGGCTGCATTCCCGGCCTCGGAGGCCATCACGGCCTGCCTGACCCTCCTTCTGCTGAAGCGGAAGCCTGTTAAATAA
- a CDS encoding ABC transporter ATP-binding protein yields MASISCQHIYKIYPGATAPSVTDFNLEIQDKEFIIFVGPSGCGKSTTLRMIAGLEEISKGEMYIGGRLINDVPPKDRDIAMVFQSYALYPHMTVYKNIAFGLELRKTPKDEIDRRVHEAAKILEIEHLLDRKPKALSGGQRQRVALGRAMVRNPAVFLLDEPLSNLDAKLRTSMRTEIIKLHKKLATTFIYVTHDQTEAMTMGDRIVVMKDGIIQQVDTPQNLYDMPCNMFVAGFIGSPQMNFLDGTVIKKGDQYGIDLGGDVIPLPKEKTADGKLDSYVGKKVKMGIRPEDIDDEPEFMAKHTDCQLDAQVDVSEMMGAEIYLYLEYKGNKMTARVAPTSKARNGDKVRVAFDPHKVHLFDVETEQTVLN; encoded by the coding sequence ATGGCTTCGATCAGCTGCCAGCATATCTACAAGATCTACCCCGGTGCTACTGCTCCTTCTGTCACCGATTTCAACCTGGAGATTCAGGACAAGGAGTTCATCATCTTTGTCGGCCCCTCTGGCTGCGGTAAGTCCACCACCCTGCGCATGATCGCCGGTCTGGAGGAGATCTCCAAGGGCGAGATGTACATCGGCGGCCGCCTCATCAACGACGTCCCCCCGAAGGACCGCGACATCGCCATGGTCTTCCAGAGCTACGCTCTGTACCCCCACATGACCGTCTACAAGAACATCGCTTTCGGTCTGGAGCTGCGCAAGACCCCGAAGGACGAGATCGACCGCCGCGTCCATGAGGCTGCCAAGATCCTTGAGATCGAGCACCTGCTGGACCGCAAGCCCAAGGCTCTGTCCGGCGGCCAGCGCCAGCGTGTCGCTCTGGGCCGCGCAATGGTTCGTAACCCGGCTGTCTTCCTGCTGGACGAGCCTCTGTCCAACCTGGATGCAAAGCTGCGTACCTCCATGCGTACCGAGATCATCAAGCTGCACAAGAAGCTGGCTACCACCTTCATCTACGTCACCCACGACCAGACCGAGGCTATGACCATGGGCGACCGCATCGTCGTCATGAAGGACGGCATCATCCAGCAGGTCGATACCCCGCAGAACCTGTATGATATGCCCTGCAATATGTTCGTTGCAGGCTTCATCGGCAGCCCCCAGATGAACTTCCTCGACGGTACTGTCATCAAGAAGGGCGACCAGTACGGCATCGATCTGGGCGGCGACGTCATCCCCCTGCCCAAGGAGAAGACCGCTGACGGCAAGCTGGATTCCTACGTCGGCAAAAAGGTCAAGATGGGCATCCGTCCCGAGGACATCGACGACGAGCCGGAGTTTATGGCAAAGCACACCGACTGCCAGCTGGATGCTCAGGTCGATGTCTCTGAGATGATGGGCGCTGAGATCTACCTGTACCTCGAGTACAAGGGCAACAAGATGACCGCCCGCGTCGCTCCTACCTCCAAGGCACGCAACGGAGACAAGGTCCGCGTTGCCTTCGATCCCCACAAGGTCCATCTCTTCGACGTCGAGACCGAGCAGACCGTCCTGAACTGA
- the eno gene encoding phosphopyruvate hydratase translates to MNYLEIVDVLGREILDSRGNPTVEAEITLADGTVARGCAPSGASTGEFEALELRDGDKGRYLGKGVTKAVENINTVIADAVIGMDASDTYAIDKAMIDADGTKDKSKLGANAILAVSIAACRAAAASLDMPLYRFLGGVNGNRLPVPMMNILNGGAHATNTVDTQEFMIMPVGAPSFKEGLRWCAEVFHALASILKAKGLATSVGDEGGFAPNLSSDEETIETILAAIEKAGYVPGKDFMLAMDAASSEWKSPKGKGFYKLPKAGTEFTSSELIAHWKKLVEKYPIISIEDGLDEEDWEGWQEMTRELGDKVQLVGDDLFVTNTERLAKGISLGAGNAILIKLNQIGSVSETLEAIKMAHKAGYTAISSHRSGETEDTTIADLAVALNTCQIKTGAPSRTERVAKYNQLLRIEEQLGDSAVYPGMAAFHVKR, encoded by the coding sequence ATGAACTATCTTGAGATCGTAGACGTTCTGGGCCGTGAGATCCTGGACTCCCGCGGCAACCCCACTGTAGAGGCCGAGATCACGCTGGCCGACGGCACGGTAGCCCGGGGCTGCGCCCCTTCCGGTGCATCCACCGGCGAGTTCGAGGCACTGGAGCTGCGCGACGGCGACAAGGGCCGCTATCTGGGCAAGGGCGTCACCAAGGCCGTGGAGAACATCAACACCGTCATCGCTGATGCCGTCATCGGCATGGATGCCTCCGACACCTATGCCATCGACAAGGCCATGATCGACGCCGACGGCACCAAGGACAAATCCAAGCTGGGCGCCAACGCCATTCTGGCCGTCTCCATCGCCGCCTGCCGCGCTGCGGCCGCTTCGCTGGATATGCCCCTCTACCGCTTCCTCGGCGGCGTGAACGGCAACCGTCTGCCTGTCCCCATGATGAACATTCTGAACGGCGGCGCACACGCCACCAACACCGTGGACACGCAGGAGTTCATGATCATGCCCGTGGGTGCCCCCTCCTTTAAGGAGGGCCTGCGCTGGTGCGCTGAGGTCTTCCACGCTCTGGCCTCCATCCTGAAGGCCAAGGGTCTGGCCACCTCCGTCGGCGACGAGGGCGGCTTCGCCCCCAACCTGTCCAGCGACGAGGAGACCATCGAGACCATTCTGGCCGCCATCGAAAAGGCCGGCTATGTTCCCGGCAAGGACTTCATGCTGGCCATGGACGCTGCTTCCTCCGAGTGGAAAAGCCCCAAGGGCAAGGGCTTCTACAAGCTGCCCAAGGCGGGCACCGAGTTCACCTCCAGCGAGCTGATCGCCCACTGGAAGAAGCTGGTGGAAAAGTACCCCATCATCTCCATCGAGGACGGTCTGGACGAAGAGGACTGGGAGGGCTGGCAGGAGATGACCCGCGAACTGGGCGATAAGGTCCAGCTGGTGGGCGACGACCTGTTCGTCACCAACACCGAGCGTCTGGCCAAGGGCATCTCTCTGGGCGCGGGCAACGCCATCCTCATCAAGCTGAACCAGATCGGCTCTGTGTCCGAGACCCTTGAGGCCATCAAGATGGCCCACAAGGCAGGCTACACCGCCATCAGCTCCCACCGCTCCGGCGAGACCGAGGACACCACCATCGCCGATCTGGCCGTAGCCCTGAACACCTGCCAGATCAAGACCGGCGCGCCCAGCCGCACCGAGCGTGTGGCGAAGTACAACCAGCTGCTGCGCATCGAGGAGCAGCTGGGCGACAGCGCCGTCTACCCCGGCATGGCAGCCTTCCATGTGAAGCGCTGA
- the uxuA gene encoding mannonate dehydratase — protein sequence MPMKMGWRWYGEGNDPVTLSDIKQIPGVTSIVWALHNKMPGEIWEIDEIQKVADQIHAYGFDMDVVESVNVHDDIKIGLPTRDKYIENYKQCIRNLSKFGVKVICYNFMPIFDWTRTDLFHPVGDGSTALFYEKDKIKDDYKSMAEYIMSFTEKYNMTFPGWEPERMAKLDELFKAYAPVTKEKLWENLKYFLEALMPTCRECDIKMAIHMDDPPWDIFGLPRLLVDAQSIDRFLSMVDDEYNCLTLCSGSLNANPNNNVAEIVRKHCDRIAFAHIRNIHHFPNGDFSEAAHRDCCGETGIIEILRAYHDCGFEGYIRPDHGRQLWEEGPGVCRPGYGKYDRALGIQYMLGVWDLLDRLDEEKKKG from the coding sequence ATGCCTATGAAAATGGGTTGGCGCTGGTATGGCGAGGGCAACGACCCCGTCACCCTCAGCGACATCAAGCAGATCCCCGGCGTGACCAGCATCGTCTGGGCACTGCACAACAAGATGCCCGGCGAGATCTGGGAAATCGACGAGATCCAGAAGGTCGCAGACCAGATCCACGCCTATGGCTTCGACATGGACGTTGTCGAGTCGGTCAACGTCCACGACGACATCAAGATCGGCCTGCCCACCCGCGACAAGTACATCGAGAACTATAAGCAGTGCATCCGCAACCTGTCCAAGTTCGGCGTCAAGGTCATCTGCTACAACTTCATGCCCATCTTTGACTGGACCCGCACCGACCTGTTCCACCCCGTCGGCGACGGCTCCACTGCACTGTTCTACGAAAAGGACAAGATCAAGGACGATTACAAGTCCATGGCCGAGTACATCATGTCCTTCACCGAGAAGTACAACATGACCTTCCCCGGCTGGGAGCCGGAGCGGATGGCAAAGCTGGACGAGCTGTTCAAGGCCTACGCCCCCGTCACCAAGGAGAAGCTCTGGGAGAACCTGAAGTACTTCCTTGAAGCCCTGATGCCCACCTGCCGCGAGTGCGACATCAAGATGGCCATCCACATGGACGATCCCCCTTGGGATATCTTCGGCCTGCCCCGCCTGCTGGTGGATGCCCAGAGCATCGACCGCTTCCTGAGCATGGTGGACGATGAGTACAACTGCCTGACCCTCTGCTCCGGCAGCCTGAACGCCAACCCCAATAACAATGTGGCTGAGATCGTCCGCAAGCACTGCGACCGCATCGCATTCGCACACATCCGCAACATCCATCACTTCCCCAACGGCGACTTCTCCGAGGCTGCCCACCGCGACTGCTGCGGCGAGACCGGCATCATCGAGATCCTGCGCGCCTACCATGACTGCGGCTTCGAGGGCTACATCCGCCCCGACCATGGCCGTCAGCTGTGGGAGGAAGGCCCCGGCGTCTGCCGCCCCGGCTACGGCAAGTATGACCGTGCGCTGGGCATCCAGTATATGCTGGGCGTCTGGGACCTGCTGGACCGTCTGGACGAAGAAAAGAAGAAGGGCTGA
- a CDS encoding ABC transporter substrate-binding protein, whose protein sequence is MKNMISRRNFLAAAGVVTAAGVLTACGGSSSTAASTSTAASTAASGDTIKVGVIGPLTGDVSVYGQAVVNGATLYLKQVNEKGGVNGKQLEIITMDEQGDATQAVTCFTKMCDQGITALVGDVTTTPTLAVVAESQDYNMPMVTASATAEAVTYDAETDTVYENVFRATFTDPFQGIKMADYAYQKLGYTKAAVIFKKGADYNEGLAENFVNEFEAQGGTIVDQESYSDGDVDYKTQLTTILGKAPETVFCPNYYQEVGQILSQAESIGLTVPFLGGDGWDGLEGYASNDQLTDTYFCANYAKGSNTDFEDAYKAEYGEEYPNGFSPLGYDAAMTIVYGIQAAEDAGLEAASDDYKQAVIDAIKGGTINGITGTFTFDEHNNPVKQTAILTYVDGKPVLKEMF, encoded by the coding sequence ATGAAAAACATGATCTCTCGTCGTAACTTTCTGGCTGCTGCCGGTGTTGTGACTGCTGCCGGTGTTCTGACCGCCTGCGGCGGCTCTTCCAGCACCGCTGCTTCCACCTCCACCGCTGCTTCCACTGCCGCTTCCGGCGACACCATCAAGGTCGGCGTCATCGGACCTCTGACCGGCGATGTCTCTGTCTACGGTCAGGCCGTCGTCAACGGCGCTACCCTGTACCTGAAGCAGGTCAACGAAAAGGGCGGCGTCAACGGCAAGCAGCTTGAGATCATCACGATGGACGAGCAGGGCGATGCTACGCAGGCTGTCACCTGCTTCACCAAGATGTGCGATCAGGGCATCACCGCTCTGGTGGGCGACGTCACCACCACCCCGACTCTGGCTGTCGTGGCCGAGAGTCAGGATTACAATATGCCCATGGTCACTGCTTCTGCGACCGCTGAGGCTGTCACCTACGATGCCGAGACCGACACCGTCTATGAGAACGTCTTCCGTGCTACCTTCACCGACCCGTTCCAGGGCATCAAGATGGCAGACTACGCTTACCAGAAACTGGGCTACACCAAGGCAGCCGTCATCTTCAAGAAGGGCGCTGACTACAACGAGGGTCTGGCCGAGAACTTCGTCAACGAGTTCGAGGCACAGGGAGGCACCATCGTCGATCAGGAGAGCTACTCCGACGGCGACGTCGATTACAAGACTCAGCTGACCACCATCCTCGGCAAAGCCCCCGAGACGGTCTTCTGCCCCAACTACTATCAGGAGGTGGGTCAGATCCTGTCTCAGGCAGAGAGCATCGGCCTGACGGTCCCCTTCCTCGGCGGCGACGGCTGGGATGGTCTGGAGGGCTATGCTTCCAACGACCAGCTGACCGACACCTACTTCTGCGCCAACTATGCAAAGGGCTCCAACACCGACTTTGAGGATGCCTACAAGGCAGAGTACGGTGAGGAGTACCCCAACGGCTTCTCTCCGCTGGGCTACGATGCAGCAATGACCATTGTTTACGGCATTCAGGCCGCAGAGGATGCCGGTCTTGAGGCTGCCTCTGACGACTACAAGCAGGCTGTCATCGATGCCATCAAGGGCGGTACGATCAATGGCATCACCGGCACCTTCACCTTCGACGAGCACAACAACCCCGTCAAGCAGACCGCTATCCTGACCTATGTGGACGGCAAGCCGGTCCTGAAGGAGATGTTCTGA
- a CDS encoding PfkB family carbohydrate kinase, giving the protein MSGSTLYCLGEAWLELESPAPLSSAEAFRPRVGGSAAALALAYAALGGRAALLGQLGEDAFGHRIADALTDAGVDVRRLCFTSRAPTPLLFRGGGGALPCRIRSADLLYSAGQLGESWAADAGALALSSACLVDSPCRFTHLSALDTAHASGVPVCFVPALRPALWPSEKTLRDTVLQFLPFADLLVLTEDEMELLLDTRAYQVGLFFLLRGHVQLVLLQTAEGVHAFTRAAHAFWPGLSAPPEELAARLLFRLDAQDAALKKLMKYSAAALQTLL; this is encoded by the coding sequence GTGTCGGGCAGCACTTTATATTGTCTCGGCGAAGCGTGGCTCGAGCTGGAAAGCCCTGCCCCGCTCTCGTCGGCGGAGGCGTTCCGGCCCCGGGTGGGCGGCAGTGCCGCCGCGCTGGCGCTGGCCTATGCGGCGCTGGGCGGCAGAGCTGCCCTTCTGGGCCAGCTGGGGGAGGATGCCTTCGGGCACCGCATTGCAGACGCTCTGACCGACGCCGGCGTGGATGTCCGCCGCCTCTGCTTTACCTCCCGCGCCCCCACGCCTCTCCTCTTCCGGGGCGGCGGCGGGGCGCTGCCCTGCCGCATCCGCTCGGCCGACCTGCTCTACTCTGCCGGGCAGCTGGGGGAGAGCTGGGCCGCAGACGCCGGGGCACTGGCCCTTTCCAGCGCCTGCCTCGTAGACAGCCCCTGCCGCTTCACCCACCTCTCTGCGCTGGACACGGCCCACGCCTCCGGTGTGCCGGTCTGCTTCGTCCCCGCCCTCCGTCCGGCCCTCTGGCCCAGCGAAAAGACCCTGCGGGACACGGTGCTGCAGTTTCTCCCTTTTGCAGACCTGCTGGTCCTCACCGAAGACGAGATGGAGCTTCTGCTGGACACCCGGGCCTATCAGGTGGGGCTGTTCTTCCTGCTGCGGGGGCACGTCCAGCTGGTCCTGCTCCAGACCGCCGAGGGCGTCCACGCCTTCACCCGGGCGGCACACGCCTTCTGGCCCGGCCTTTCGGCCCCGCCCGAGGAGCTGGCTGCACGGCTGCTGTTCCGGCTCGACGCGCAGGACGCCGCCCTGAAAAAGCTCATGAAATACAGTGCAGCCGCCCTTCAGACCCTGCTGTGA
- a CDS encoding helix-turn-helix transcriptional regulator, with protein MIYAPSTTAALGVVEDVQPETPLTLRGEGLWVCLISSGKCVVSLSETGAAPGGSALLLPPQSAAAGHLVLSRGPLTLAPENECHLLCVQLTGQAAEQFLGGLSEMPFLARGETCPAAAELMGRLAEEQDASERVRSQLAFALLCELSDADSAAPALPPLVAAAIEDIRRNYAGLYGVEELSERLGVSKSHLVRAFTAALGVSPGRYLTSVRIEAAMRLLLHREYTLDVIASLCGFSGANYLCRVFKKTTGQSPTQWRAMAGRSALPGLSPEQQRLEQELFI; from the coding sequence TTGATTTACGCCCCCAGCACCACCGCCGCCCTCGGCGTCGTGGAGGATGTCCAGCCGGAAACGCCCCTGACCCTGCGGGGCGAAGGGCTTTGGGTCTGTCTCATTTCCAGCGGAAAATGCGTCGTCTCCCTGTCGGAAACGGGGGCAGCGCCCGGCGGCTCTGCCCTCCTGCTGCCGCCCCAGAGCGCGGCGGCGGGCCATCTCGTGCTGAGCCGGGGGCCTCTGACCCTCGCGCCGGAAAACGAGTGCCACCTGCTCTGTGTCCAGCTTACGGGGCAGGCGGCAGAGCAGTTCCTCGGGGGGCTGTCTGAGATGCCCTTCCTCGCCCGGGGCGAGACCTGCCCGGCGGCGGCAGAGCTGATGGGACGCCTCGCCGAGGAGCAGGACGCTTCCGAGCGGGTGCGGAGCCAGCTGGCCTTTGCCCTGCTGTGTGAGCTTTCAGACGCCGACAGCGCCGCCCCGGCCCTGCCCCCGCTGGTGGCTGCGGCCATCGAGGACATCCGCAGGAACTACGCCGGGCTTTACGGCGTAGAGGAGCTGAGCGAGCGTCTGGGCGTCTCCAAGAGCCACCTCGTCCGGGCTTTCACGGCGGCGCTGGGCGTCTCGCCGGGGCGGTATCTCACCAGTGTCCGCATCGAGGCCGCCATGCGGCTCCTGCTCCACCGGGAGTACACGCTGGACGTCATCGCCAGCCTCTGCGGCTTTTCGGGGGCAAACTATCTCTGCCGCGTCTTTAAAAAAACGACCGGCCAATCCCCCACGCAGTGGCGGGCGATGGCCGGTCGGAGCGCCCTGCCCGGGCTTTCGCCCGAGCAGCAGCGGCTGGAACAGGAATTGTTTATTTAA
- a CDS encoding branched-chain amino acid ABC transporter permease gives MTVFFSQLINGLSLGSIYALIALGYSMVYGIILLLNFAHGDVIMVGAYMSWFVMNQLGLGPVTAVCATIITCTLLGVVIEKVAYTPLRSAPRISLLITAIGVSFFLEYTAELVMGSGAKVIPSYFDAKTFSVGKVPLGLTSIITLVVTVLSMLALTFLVQKTKLGKAMRAVSEDMDAARLMGINVNSTISFTFAVGSALAGIGSVLYCCSYPQATPTMGSMLGLKAFVAAVLGGIGSIPGAMVGGIAIGLCECFVSAIGLSAWKDAVTFAILIIVLLVKPTGFLGRKVQEKV, from the coding sequence ATGACAGTGTTTTTCAGCCAGCTCATCAACGGCTTGTCGCTGGGCAGCATCTACGCACTGATCGCACTGGGCTACAGCATGGTGTACGGCATCATCCTGCTGTTGAACTTTGCCCACGGCGATGTCATCATGGTGGGTGCGTATATGTCATGGTTCGTCATGAACCAGCTGGGTCTTGGCCCGGTAACTGCCGTCTGCGCCACCATCATCACCTGTACGCTGCTGGGCGTGGTCATCGAGAAGGTGGCCTACACCCCGCTGCGCAGTGCGCCCCGCATCTCTCTGCTCATCACGGCCATCGGTGTGTCGTTTTTCCTTGAGTACACTGCAGAGCTGGTCATGGGCAGCGGCGCAAAGGTCATCCCCTCCTATTTTGACGCCAAGACCTTCTCGGTCGGCAAGGTGCCTCTGGGCCTGACCTCCATCATCACGCTGGTCGTTACGGTGCTGTCCATGCTGGCGCTGACCTTCCTCGTCCAGAAGACCAAGCTCGGCAAGGCCATGCGCGCCGTCTCGGAGGATATGGATGCTGCCCGCCTGATGGGCATCAACGTCAACAGCACCATCTCCTTCACCTTCGCGGTCGGCTCGGCGCTGGCCGGCATCGGCTCGGTGCTGTACTGCTGCTCCTACCCGCAGGCCACCCCCACGATGGGCTCCATGCTGGGCCTGAAAGCCTTCGTCGCCGCCGTTCTGGGCGGCATCGGCTCCATCCCGGGCGCTATGGTCGGCGGTATCGCCATCGGCCTGTGCGAGTGCTTCGTCTCGGCCATCGGCCTGTCTGCATGGAAGGACGCCGTCACATTTGCCATCCTCATCATCGTGCTGCTGGTCAAGCCCACGGGCTTCCTCGGCCGCAAGGTGCAGGAAAAGGTGTAA
- a CDS encoding mannitol dehydrogenase family protein: MKLTDIKNGNLSAEWAEKGYELPKFDVEAVKAKTHAEPTWVHFGAGNIFRAFPAAILNDALNSGKYDRGVIVAESFDYEIIDKAYQPYDNLSLLVCLKSTGDIEKKVIASVTESLKADYSFGADWARLVEIFQAPSLQMISFTITEKGYGVAPADLERGLTPVLAMGKVTALLYERFKAGALPLTVQSMDNCSHNGDKVKAAVFAYASKWVEQGLVPAEFLAYVKDETKITFPWSMIDKITPRPDAKVQQMLADDGFEDNYTIVTEKHTFTAPFVNAEETQYLCIEDHYTNGRPPLELGGVLYCDRETVDKIEKMKVCTCLNPLHTAMSIYGCMLGYTLISAEMADEDLRAFIQKIGYIEAMPVVVDPGVLNPYEFIGAVINRRLPNPFMPDAPQRIATDTSQKLAIRFGETIKAYEERGLDKSNLVLIPLVLAGYARYLKGIDDNGQPFEISADPMLAELQAIVAPLKVEAGEQDFSCLKALYSRADVFGVDLYAVGLGEKIESMAKELFAGPGAVRATLHKYTLAR; this comes from the coding sequence ATGAAGCTGACTGACATTAAAAACGGCAATCTCTCTGCCGAGTGGGCAGAAAAGGGCTATGAGCTGCCCAAGTTCGACGTCGAGGCCGTCAAGGCCAAGACCCACGCAGAACCCACTTGGGTGCACTTCGGTGCCGGCAACATCTTCCGTGCTTTCCCGGCTGCCATCCTGAACGACGCACTGAACAGCGGCAAGTATGACCGCGGCGTCATCGTGGCCGAGAGCTTCGACTACGAGATCATCGACAAGGCTTACCAGCCCTACGACAACCTGAGCCTGCTGGTCTGCCTGAAGTCCACCGGCGACATCGAAAAGAAGGTCATCGCCTCCGTCACCGAGAGCCTGAAGGCCGACTACTCCTTCGGTGCTGACTGGGCACGTCTGGTCGAGATCTTTCAGGCTCCCAGCCTGCAGATGATCTCCTTCACCATCACCGAGAAGGGCTACGGCGTCGCTCCTGCTGACCTCGAGCGCGGCCTGACCCCCGTGCTGGCCATGGGCAAGGTCACTGCCCTGCTCTACGAGCGCTTCAAGGCCGGTGCTCTGCCCCTGACCGTCCAGAGCATGGACAACTGCTCTCACAACGGCGATAAGGTCAAGGCTGCGGTCTTTGCCTACGCCTCCAAGTGGGTCGAGCAGGGTCTGGTGCCTGCCGAGTTCCTCGCCTACGTCAAGGACGAAACCAAGATCACCTTCCCGTGGAGCATGATCGACAAGATCACCCCCCGCCCGGATGCCAAGGTCCAGCAGATGCTGGCCGACGACGGCTTCGAGGACAACTACACCATCGTCACCGAGAAGCACACCTTCACCGCTCCCTTCGTCAACGCCGAGGAGACCCAGTACCTCTGCATCGAGGATCACTACACCAATGGCCGTCCCCCGCTGGAGCTGGGCGGTGTCCTCTACTGCGACCGCGAGACCGTCGATAAGATCGAGAAGATGAAGGTCTGCACCTGCCTGAATCCCCTGCACACCGCCATGTCCATCTACGGCTGTATGCTGGGCTACACCCTCATCTCTGCCGAGATGGCCGACGAGGATCTGCGCGCCTTCATCCAGAAGATCGGCTACATCGAGGCCATGCCCGTGGTCGTCGATCCCGGCGTGCTGAACCCCTACGAGTTCATCGGCGCTGTCATCAACCGCCGCCTGCCCAACCCCTTCATGCCCGATGCTCCCCAGCGTATCGCTACCGATACCTCTCAGAAGCTGGCCATCCGCTTCGGCGAGACCATCAAGGCCTACGAGGAGCGCGGTCTGGACAAGTCCAACCTCGTCCTCATCCCGCTGGTTCTGGCAGGCTATGCCCGCTACCTGAAGGGCATCGACGACAACGGCCAGCCCTTCGAGATCTCTGCTGACCCGATGCTGGCTGAGCTGCAGGCCATCGTGGCTCCCCTGAAGGTGGAGGCCGGTGAGCAGGACTTCTCCTGCCTGAAGGCTCTGTACAGCCGTGCCGATGTCTTTGGCGTGGATCTGTATGCCGTCGGTCTGGGCGAGAAGATCGAGTCCATGGCCAAGGAGCTGTTCGCAGGCCCCGGCGCTGTCCGCGCCACCCTGCACAAGTACACGCTGGCCCGCTGA